In Hevea brasiliensis isolate MT/VB/25A 57/8 chromosome 13, ASM3005281v1, whole genome shotgun sequence, a single genomic region encodes these proteins:
- the LOC131171900 gene encoding cuscuta receptor 1-like, with translation MICFLKYINQYKKFLGLRNLELLDLSYNRLNNSMLSSLKRLSSLKSLNLEYNLLEGKLNVEELGALSNLEELHLSGNQIIKFEALRGLSKLRKLILNNMTTNERSPSLLHSLGAFPYLKTLYLQYNNFHEKIFAQVESENFTNLEELFLDSSSLNEESLTSLGALPSLKLLSLGSLRDNLPHQGLPSFKKLEHLHLDFSTIKNNVLHTISKMISLKTLSLVYCGLSGTIPATQGICELKHLQMLDVSSNDLSGTLPWCLANLTSLQRLYLISNHFTGKIFPVGGLTSIQELKLSGNHFQIPISLSPFFNHTRLKHLQGEDNEVYTELEVHNLIPKFQLETLVLPCLGYGGAFPKFLYHQHNLRVVDLSHIKMKGGFPFWLLDNNTNLEELSLANNSLSGPLQLPSHLHMRLSNLDISNNGFHGHIPMAIGASFPMLLNLKMSRNGFSGSIPSSLSNISFLEVLQLDGNRFSGCIPDNLYKCSYLEMLDVSDNHLSCRIPGSMSNVSSLKVLDLSRNNIFGSLPSYINPSSLVLVYLSYNRLQGSIKNAFYGCSDLITLDLSHNFLTGTIPEMIGSLSMLGYLFLSYNNLEGEIPKHLCNLDLLRLIDLSHNNFSGQILPCLRCTGGSGVMDPETDDDRQPLDFTIKWSTYSYQGKILSMFSGIDLSHNKLSGEIPPEIGALSGIQVLNLSHNNLTGPIPPTFSNLSEIESLDLSYNNLDGKIPPQLIQLTSLAVFSVANNNLSGSTPKRVAQFATFDESSYEGNPFLCGLPLSMSCSAAISPSPSPRVSTVDEAESGFIDMDVFYVSFVVAYIIILLTIAAVLWINPYWRQAWFYFIEVSFTKCQYFLEDNVYVLFKFRV, from the exons ATGATTTGCTTTCTTAAATATATAAATCAGTATAAAAAATTTCTAGGTTTGAGGAATCTGGAGCTCCTTGATCTGAGTTATAATCGCCTTAACAATAGCATGCTTTCATCTCTCAAGAGACTTTCATCTCTCAAATCTCTGAACCTAGAATATAATTTACTCGAAGGAAAACTTAACGTAGAAG AATTGGGTGCTTTGAGCAACTTAGAGGAGCTACATTTGAGCGGAAATCAGATCATCAAGTTTGAGGCCTTGAGAG GTCTAAGCAAGCtaagaaaattaattttgaacAACATGACCACAAACGAAAGAAGCCCTTCACTGCTTCATAGCTTGGGAGCATTTCCGTACCTCAAGACCCTCTATCTACAATACAATAATTTCCATGAAAAAATATTTGCTCAAG TAGAGTCAGAGAATTTCACCAACTTGGAAGAGTTGTTCCTAGACTCATCTTCTTTGAATGAAGAGTCCCTTACAAGTCTTGGAGCATTGCCTTCTCTTAAACTTTTGTCGTTGGGTTCATTAAGAGACAACCTACCCCATCAAG GATTGCCTAGTTTCAAGAAGCTGGAACATTTACACTTGGATTTTTCTACCATTAAAAACAACGTCCTGCATACTATTTCAAAAATGATCTCTCTCAAGACTTTATCATTGGTGTATTGTGGACTCAGTGGCACCATACCAGCAACCCAAG GCATATGCGAGTTGAAACATCTCCAAATGCTTGATGTCAGCTCTAATGATCTCAGTGGTACGTTGCCTTGGTGTCTAGCAAATCTTACATCCCTTCAACGATTGTATCTCATTTCTAATCATTTTACGGGAAAAATCTTTCCGGTCGGGGGTTTGACATCCATCCAAGAATTAAAACTTTCGGGCAATCACTTTCAAATACCGATTTCACTTAGTCCATTTTTCAACCATACAAGGCTCAAGCATTTGCAGGGCGAGGATAATGAAGTATATACAGAATTAGAGGTGCATAACTTGATCCCAAAATTCCAATTAGAGACTCTTGTTTTACCTTGTCTTGGCTATGGCGGAGCATTTCCCAAGTTTCTCTACCATCAGCATAACTTACGAGTTGTTGATCTCTCACATATTAAAATGAAGGGGGGCTTTCCATTTTGGTTGTTGGATAATAACACAAACCTAGAAGAGCTTTCTTTAGCCAATAATTCTCTTTCAGGGCCTCTCCAGCTGCCAAGTCATCTTCATATGCGTTTGTCAAACTTAGACATCTCCAATAATGGCTTCCATGGGCACATTCCAATGGCAATTGGAGCATCTTTCCCAATGTTACTAAATTTGAAAATGTCTAGAAATGGTTTTAGCGGTAGCATTCCCTCATCACTTAGTAATATTAGCTTCTTAGAAGTTTTGCAATTGGATGGAAATCGGTTTTCAGGATGTATCCCTGATAACTTATATAAGTGCTCTTATTTGGAGATGTTGGATGTTAGTGATAACCATCTATCTTGTAGGATCCCAGGATCAATGAGTAATGTGTCTTCTCTCAAAGTTTTAGACCTTTCAAGGAACAATATTTTTGGAAGTCTACCATCATACATTAACCCTTCTAGCTTGGTACTTGTTTACTTATCTTATAATAGGCTACAAGGGTCAATAAAAAATGCATTTTATGGTTGCTCTGATTTAATAACATTAGATCTTAGCCATAATTTTTTGACCGGGACCATTCCAGAAATGATTGGTAGTCTTTCTATGTTGGGCTATCTTTTCTTGAGTTATAATAACCTTGAAGGTGAAATTCCAAAGCATTTGTGCAATTTGGACCTATTAAGGTTGATTGATTTATCTCATAATAATTTTTCTGGTCAAATCCTTCCTTGCCTAAGATGTACTGGGGGTTCTGGTGTTATGGATCCAGAAACTGATGATGACCGACAACCTTTAGATTTTACAATAAAATGGAGTACATATTCTTACCAGGGAAAAATTCTCAGTATGTTTTCTGGAATAGATCTTTCGCACAACAAACTGAGTGGAGAAATTCCTCCTGAAATTGGAGCACTTAGCGGGATTCAAGTGTTGAACCTTTCCCACAACAATTTGACAGGACCAATTCCACCAACATTCTCAAACCTAAGTGAAATTGAAAGCTTGGATCTATCTTACAACAACTTGGATGGGAAAATTCCTCCTCAGCTTATACAACTAACTTCTCTAGCTGTCTTTAGTGTAGCAAATAATAACTTATCTGGATCAACACCTAAGAGAGTTGCACAATTTGCAACTTTTGATGAGAGTAGTTATGAGGGAAATCCTTTCCTTTGTGGACTGCCACTTTCAATGAGTTGCAGTGCAGCAATATCACCATCACCATCGCCGAGAGTTTCAACTGTTGATGAAGCGGAGAGTGGCTTCATAGACATGGATGTTTTCTACGTGAGCTTTGTGGTGGCTTACATCATAATATTGTTGACAATAGCTGCAGTTTTGTGGATAAACCCATATTGGCGACAAGCATGGTTTTACTTTATTGAGGTGAGCTTCACCAAATGCCAATATTTTCTGGAAGACAATGTTTATGTGCTTTTCAAGTTCAGGGTGTGA